GGATCCGAACTATTAAGATTTTCCTCTGGCGTGGGACTGCACGATACCAGCAGGGTTACTGCAGTTAAACCGAGAGAAACTTTAAAAAACCGTTTCATAAAATCACCTTTCTTTTTGAACATGTTTGTTAGTGTTCTTCAAAAAGCGGTGAAATATAAGGGAGAAAGGGAAATTTTAGAAGTAATGGGAAGGGGAGTGAATGAAATGCCGGTTGGGAAGGGGGAGTTGAGATTAAACAAAAAAGGCGGAGTATTATGTGCGAAATTGTGGTGGGAATGCACGAAACCAAAGGGGAAATGCACGTACCCAAAGGAGGAATGCACGAAATTGCGGTGGGAATGCACGAAATCTGAAATGGTTTGCACGAAATCGGTACGGGGATGCACGATAATAGGAAAGAAATGCATGATATCATTAAGAGAATCCACGAAACCAGTCAAGTCAATTCATCGGACCAAGTAAAAGATAAAAAAAGGGGGTACTACTAAATTAAGGTACTCGGTCAATAAATGAATATCTATACTTCCTTCCTCTAAAATTACCAGTTGGAATTAGATTCATAGAGGCAAGGATTCGAGTTGCCGCGCCACGTGAGGATAAGAGGAGAAAATCACGGCAACTCTTATTATTAAGCTGCGAATTGAAGAGAAGAAAAAAATCCTCGATTGCTTGGTGATGAGCCGTTTTTGAACTTATTGAACAGTGAGGACAGATCCATTTTCCATGGGCTCTTTTCATTGCAAATTTTAAGCAGCCAGGACATTGGACACCTTTTATAATATCACTTCGATTTATTTGGAATGTTTTTAGAATGTCAATAAATAATGGAGTATCATATTGAAGAATTAATGAGCTGAGTTTTTTGAGGGAGACATGATTTAACCGGATCTTTTTATATTTTTCTTCAAGCTCTAAGGTCATTTGAAAAATTTGATCTAGATGCCGGATTTGTTTAAGAGAATCTAGTGGCATGTCGTCTGAAGCTTTTAAGATAGCTTTAGGATTGCTAAAAATAAGCGCAATCTCAATTGGGATATGACTTAAATTCTTATTTTGCAGCCACTTCATGAGCTGAACTCTTTGTAAATGAACCTGGGTTAACGGGTTGGAGAACCTTTCTACTTTTCCATTCTCATCTGTCCGAATAACCTGATCGAACTGCGCATCAAAATAGATTGTACCCGACCAATTCTTAACCTCCATAATTAATATAAAATTGGGACAAATGATAAGAGTATCCATTTGGAACGCATGATTGTTAAGGAGTCGAACATCATGTAAAATGTGGAATTTTTCATTGGCAATAAAGTCTAAGTAGTAGTCAACATCTTTTTCTCCCCGGTAACCAGACTCCCATTTCGGAAGGTCGGCCATGATCACGGACCTCATTTTATGATTCGGACTAATTCTATTAAGCAATGCTTTCTGCTTCCTTACTCTTAAGGAAGGCATTCTTGGTTTAATAACCAAATTATCACTCTCCTTTTATAAAGTTTCGTAATAATATTCTAAAAAAAGAAAGAGATTCCTTTTAAAAATTATTAAAATGTTAAAAATATGCACGGAATCGTTGCTGTCATGCATAAAACTAGGGTGGAAATGCACGAAATGGGGATGAATGCACGAAACCAAGAGAGGAATGCACGAAACCCAGGGGGAAATGCAAGAAACCAAGAGAGGAATGCACGAAACCCAGGGAGGAATGCACGAAACCAAGGGAGGAATGCACGAAACCAGGAGGAATACACGAAACCTGGAGAGGAATGCACGAAACCAGGAGGAATGCACGAAACCAAGAGAGGAATGCACGAAACCAAGAAAGGAATGCATGATACCAAGAGAGGAATGCACGAAACCCAGAGAGGAATGCACGAAACCAGGAGGAATGCACGAAACCAAGAAAGGAATGCACGAAACCAAGAGAGAAATGCACGAAACCCAAGGAGAAATGCATGAAACCAAGGAAGGATTGTACGAACGTTACCTACAGCAGCTACTTCCTCCGCCTACCCCACATTATTTTTTCAAAAATACAGTT
This genomic stretch from Bacillus oleivorans harbors:
- a CDS encoding nuclease-related domain-containing protein, which encodes MVIKPRMPSLRVRKQKALLNRISPNHKMRSVIMADLPKWESGYRGEKDVDYYLDFIANEKFHILHDVRLLNNHAFQMDTLIICPNFILIMEVKNWSGTIYFDAQFDQVIRTDENGKVERFSNPLTQVHLQRVQLMKWLQNKNLSHIPIEIALIFSNPKAILKASDDMPLDSLKQIRHLDQIFQMTLELEEKYKKIRLNHVSLKKLSSLILQYDTPLFIDILKTFQINRSDIIKGVQCPGCLKFAMKRAHGKWICPHCSISSKTAHHQAIEDFFLLFNSQLNNKSCRDFLLLSSRGAATRILASMNLIPTGNFRGRKYRYSFIDRVP